A segment of the Nitrosospira briensis C-128 genome:
TAGATGAGTCGAATACCAATGACTCAACGCCCACTTGCCGAAAACGACCAGGACAAGCGCGAAGAGAGGGAACAGGAGGCGGCCCATGCTGCGCGCGCTGATATTCAGCGTGCGGCCGCTGCCCTGGGGGGCGATACGGATCATCGCTTGCCGCCGCAACCACCACGAGAGCGCCAGCCCTGCAGCCAGTACGACAATCTGCCACAGGACGCTGACTTCCTGTGCGCCGGTGATCAGATCGCGTAACAAATTCTGGAACCCGTTATTGGATTGCATGAGGCAGGGCGGTAGCGGGTTCTACCGGTAGGGCTGAGAGTGCTTGTAGTGACGATGCCAGTTTTGGAGATAAAGATCAGTGAGAGCCGCGTTGCCGCGTATCACCAGCACATTCTCCGCATTCCTGTACTGCGCCGCGTGGGTAAAATTGAAGCTGCCGGTAATCAGGGTTGCGTCAGGACTATCCGCGTCGATCACCATGACTTTATTATGTGCGCTGGTGTGATCGGAATCCATGAAAACCGGTACGCCCTCAGCTGCGATCTTGGAAATCAGGCTGGTGGGGATACGATGGGTTTGGTCTTTATCGGCAATTACCTTGACGTCCACGCCGCGATGCTTCGCTGCAATTAATGCGTCGGCAATTTTGCGGTGGGTAAAACTGAACGTCTGCACCAGCACCTGACGATGTGCGCTATCGATAGTGTCGGCGATAAGCTTGCCGGCATCATCGCCTGGCGTAAACGCCGCTTGTACCGTGCCAGAAGCGGGAAGAACAAGCGGAGGTTTATGGTCACGACTGGAAGTAGGTTCGAACCCTGCTGCATGAGGTGCCGCAAATAGAATCGCCAGATAGCCGGCGACGGAAAGAGTGGCGCAGCGGCGTAGCGATATCATGCTTCACTCTTTACCAATTCCAGCGCAGCGGCAAAAAAACCATCCGTACTGTGCAGGCCGGGCGACAGTTGCAGGAATGCGCCGGTATCCAGGGGGATTTTTTGCTGTATCAATAGCTCGGCGCAATTCAACTGTATGAAGCGGGGGTGGCTGTTTAAAAAGTGATCGATAATTTCCTGATTCTCCTCCGGCAGGAAACTGCAGGTAGCATAGACCAGCCTGCCGCCGGGCTTGAGCAGATTGGCGGCGGACGCCAGAATGGCAGTCTGCTTGCGCTTGAGTTCTTCTATGCTTTGCGGTGATTGTCGCCACTTCAAATCCGGATTACGCCGCAA
Coding sequences within it:
- a CDS encoding phospholipase D family nuclease, whose product is MISLRRCATLSVAGYLAILFAAPHAAGFEPTSSRDHKPPLVLPASGTVQAAFTPGDDAGKLIADTIDSAHRQVLVQTFSFTHRKIADALIAAKHRGVDVKVIADKDQTHRIPTSLISKIAAEGVPVFMDSDHTSAHNKVMVIDADSPDATLITGSFNFTHAAQYRNAENVLVIRGNAALTDLYLQNWHRHYKHSQPYR